The segment AAGCAGGGATGGACATGATGACTGGACTGCTCAGTTCCTATATTCCGATAGCTATTTTCATTGGTATTGCCGTGGTGATCGGCCTGGCGTTGTTGATCACGCCGTTTGCCGTCGCCTTCAAGGCGCCTGATTCGGAAAAGCTGTCGGCCTACGAGTGCGGCTTCAACGCATTCGACGACGCCCGCATGAAGTTCGACATCCGCTTCTATCTCGTGTCGATTCTCTTCATCATCTTTGACCTGGAAGTCGCCTTCCTTTTCCCCTGGGCCGTATCCTTCGGTGCGATCGGCTGGTTCGGGTTCTGGTCGATGATGGTGTTCCTGGCGGTGCTGACCATCGGCTTTATTTATGAATGGAAGAAGGGGGCGCTCGAATGGGAGTAGCTCAAGGCAACATGCTCGTCGCGCCGCAGCCGAAGGGGATCATCGATCCCGCAACCGGCAAGCCTGTCGGCAGCAACGATCCGTTCTTCGGCGAGATCAACAATGAACTCGCCGACAAGGGTTTTCTGGTCACCTCGACCGACGAGCTGATCAACTGGGCCCGTACCGGCTCGCTGATGTGGATGACCTTCGGTCTTGCCTGCTGCGCTGTCGAGATGATGCAGGTTTCCATGCCGCGTTACGACGTCGAGCGCTTCGGCTTCGCGCCGCGCGCCTCGCCGCGCCAGTCCGACGTCATGATCGTCGCCGGCACGCTGACCAACAAGATGGCTCCGGCTCTGCGCAAGGTCTACGACCAGATGCCGGAACCGCGCTA is part of the Rhizobium sp. CB3090 genome and harbors:
- a CDS encoding NADH-quinone oxidoreductase subunit A, yielding MTGLLSSYIPIAIFIGIAVVIGLALLITPFAVAFKAPDSEKLSAYECGFNAFDDARMKFDIRFYLVSILFIIFDLEVAFLFPWAVSFGAIGWFGFWSMMVFLAVLTIGFIYEWKKGALEWE
- a CDS encoding NADH-quinone oxidoreductase subunit B, producing the protein MGVAQGNMLVAPQPKGIIDPATGKPVGSNDPFFGEINNELADKGFLVTSTDELINWARTGSLMWMTFGLACCAVEMMQVSMPRYDVERFGFAPRASPRQSDVMIVAGTLTNKMAPALRKVYDQMPEPRYVISMGSCANGGGYYHYSYSVVRGCDRIVPIDIYIPGCPPTAEALLYGVLLLQKKIRRTGTIER